In a single window of the Canis lupus dingo isolate Sandy chromosome 18, ASM325472v2, whole genome shotgun sequence genome:
- the CHST1 gene encoding carbohydrate sulfotransferase 1 codes for MQCSWKAVLLLALASIAIQYTAIRTFTAKSFHTCPGLAEAGLAERLCEEGPTFAYNLSRKTHILILATTRSGSSFVGQLFNQHLDVFYLFEPLYHVQNTLIPRFTQGKSPADRRVMLGASRDLLRSLYDCDLYFLENYIKPPPVNHTTDRIFRRGASRVLCSRPVCDPPGSADLVLEEGDCVRKCGLLNLTVAAEACRERSHVAIKTVRVPEVNDLRALVEDPRLNLKVIQLVRDPRGILASRSETFRDTYRLWRLWYGTGRKPYNLDVTQLTTVCEDFSNSVSTGLTRPPWLKGKYMLVRYEDLARNPMKKTEEIYGFLGIPLDSHVARWIQNNTRGDPTLGKHKYGTVRNSAATAEKWRFRLSYDIVAFAQNACQRVLAQLGYKLATSEEELKNPSISLVEERDFRPFS; via the coding sequence ATGCAATGTTCCTGGAAGGCCGTCCTCCTCCTCGCCCTGGCCTCAATCGCCATACAGTACACGGCCATCCGCACCTTCACCGCCAAGTCCTTCCACACCTGCCCGGGGCTGGCGGAGGCGGGGCTGGCCGAGCGGCTGTGCGAGGAGGGCCCCACCTTCGCCTACAACCTCTCGCGCAAGACCCACATCCTCATCCTGGCCACCACGCGCAGCGGCTCCTCCTTCGTGGGCCAGCTCTTCAACCAGCACCTGGACGTCTTCTACCTGTTCGAGCCCCTCTACCACGTCCAGAACACGCTCATCCCCCGCTTCACCCAGGGCAAGAGCCCCGCGGACCGGCGGGTCATGCTGGGCGCCAGCCGCGACCTCCTGAGGAGCCTCTATGACTGTGACCTCTACTTCCTGGAGAACTACATCAAACCGCCGCCCGTCAACCACACCACCGACAGGATCTTCCGCCGCGGGGCCAGCAGGGTGCTGTGCTCTCGCCCCGTGTGCGACCCCCCGGGCTCCGCCGACCTGGTGCTGGAGGAGGGGGACTGCGTGCGCAAGTGCGGCCTGCTGAACCTGACCGTGGCCGCCGAGGCCTGTCGGGAGCGCAGCCACGTGGCCATCAAGACGGTGCGGGTGCCCGAGGTCAACGACCTCCGGGCCCTGGTTGAAGACCCAAGGTTAAACCTCAAGGTCATCCAGCTGGTCCGAGACCCGCGGGGCATCCTGGCCTCCCGCAGCGAGACCTTCCGCGACACGTACCGGCTCTGGCGGCTCTGGTACGGCACCGGGCGGAAGCCCTACAACCTGGACGTGACGCAGCTGACCACGGTGTGCGAGGACTTCTCCAACTCGGTGTCCACCGGGCTCACGCGGCCGCCGTGGCTCAAGGGCAAGTACATGCTGGTGCGCTACGAGGACCTGGCCAGGAACCCCATGAAGAAGACCGAGGAGATCTACGGCTTCCTGGGCATCCCCCTGGACAGCCACGTGGCCCGCTGGATCCAGAACAACACGCGGGGCGACCCCACCCTGGGCAAGCACAAGTACGGCACCGTGCGCAACTCGGCGGCCACGGCCGAGAAGTGGCGCTTCCGCCTCTCCTACGACATCGTGGCCTTCGCCCAGAACGCCTGCCAGCGGGTGCTGGCGCAGCTGGGCTACAAGCTGGCCACGTCGGAGGAGGAGCTCAAGAACCCCTCCATCAGCCTGGTGGAGGAGCGGGACTTCCGCCCTTTCTCGTGA